A window of the Brassica napus cultivar Da-Ae chromosome C5, Da-Ae, whole genome shotgun sequence genome harbors these coding sequences:
- the LOC106400454 gene encoding ervatamin-B, with the protein MLNELRNSNLTLIVLICFVLTASRLSSVSSSVYNPHNTLKKQFGKWLQYHGKSYGGKDEWMFRFGIFQSNLQFIDYINSLHLPFKLAENRFADMTNSEFKAHFLGLNTSSLRLHSSNHSCDPADNVPDAVDWRKEGAVTPIRDQGRCGGCWAFATVAAIEGITKIKTGNLIPLSEQQLIDCDTGSYNKGCSGGLMETAYEYLIANGGLAALDDYPYTATDGTGCDQEKSQNKVVTITGYEKVAPNEASLEVAAAQQPVSVGIDADGFIFQFYSSGVFTGYCGSSLNHAVTVVGYGEEAGEKYWILKNTWGIGWGEEGYIRMERGYRKETGKCGIAMLASYPLQ; encoded by the exons atgcTGAATGAACTTAGAAATTCTAACCTGACCCTCATCGTTTTGATTTGCTTTGTGCTGACAGCGTCAAGGCTGAGTTCCGTCAGTTCTTCAGTGTACAACCCACACAACACCCTGAAGAAGCAGTTTGGGAAGTGGCTTCAATACCACGGAAAATCATATGGAGGAAAGGATGAGTGGATGTTCAGGTTTGGGATATTCCAGTCTAATCTCCAGTTCATTGACTACATCAACTCCCTCCACTTGCCCTTTAAGTTAGCGGAGAACAGATTTGCGGACATGACCAACTCCGAGTTTAAGGCCCATTTCCTCGGGTTGAACACGTCTTCCTTGAGGCTACACAGCAGCAACCATAGTTGTGACCCAGCAGACAATGTTCCGGACGCTGTCGACTGGAGGAAAGAAGGTGCTGTGACTCCCATTAGAGATCAAGGAAGATGCG GAGGTTGCTGGGCTTTCGCTACAGTTGCAGCTATTGAAGGCATCACCAAGATAAAAACAGGGAATTTAATACCTCTCTCAGAACAACAACTCATAGATTGCGACACCGGAAGTTACAACAAAGGCTGTAGCGGTGGATTAATGGAAACGGCCTATGAATACCTCATAGCCAATGGTGGACTCGCCGCCCTGGACGACTACCCATACACAGCCACAGATGGTACCGGCTGCGACCAAGAAAAATCCCAAAATAAGGTCGTTACGATTACAGGATACGAAAAGGTAGCTCCGAACGAGGCTAGCCTAGAAgtcgctgctgctcaacagccAGTATCAGTTGGAATCGACGCTGACGGGTTCATCTTTCAGTTCTACTCTTCTGGTGTTTTCACAGGTTACTGTGGATCAAGTCTCAACCATGCAGTGACTGTTGTTGGATATGGAGAAGAAGCGGGCGAAAAGTACTGGATCCTAAAGAATACATGGGGAATTGGTTGGGGTGAAGAAGGCTACATACGGATGGAACGTGGTTATCGTAAAGAAACGGGTAAATGTGGTATTGCTATGCTTGCAAGTTATCCCCTGCAGTGA